The following coding sequences are from one Osmia bicornis bicornis chromosome 2, iOsmBic2.1, whole genome shotgun sequence window:
- the LOC114875767 gene encoding 39S ribosomal protein L22, mitochondrial — MQSMKQCVQRFMSNNVFIANNLNRLSTIQRSYYGYRDEPERPSFLKYNKTIFPPQKPGEEKRPGYVCHMKKNIKYSPLNMWYISSFVRGMTVDEAVKQLSFLKKKGAAIAKEVILEAQRMAVEEHNIEFKSNLWVAESFATKGIVIKGIRRHAKARVGTVHYRYCNYFVRLEEGKPPKHYYQNPPKSGEELLQEWMTNMHHRKITHTL; from the exons ATGCAGTCCATGAAACAGTGTGTACAACGATTTATGTCAAATAACGTatttattgcaaataatttgAATCGTTTATCTACTATACAAAGATCATATTACGGATATAGAGATGAACCTGAACGTCCAAGCTTTCTTAAGTACAACAAAACCATCTTTCCACCACAAAAACCTGGTGAAGAGAAGAGACCTGGt TATGTGTGTCACatgaaaaagaatataaaatacagtCCATTAAACATGTggtatatttcttcttttgtaaGAGGTATGACTGTGGATGAGGCTGTTAAACAATTAAGTTTTCTGAAAAAGAAAGGTGCAGCGATAGCAAAAGAAGTTATATTAGAAGCACAACGCATGGCCGTGGAGGAACATAACATTGAATTTAAGAGTAACTTGTGGGTTG ctgAATCTTTTGCAACAAaaggtatagtaataaaagGTATAAGACGCCATGCTAAAGCCAGAGTTGGAACAGTACATTATAGATATTGCAATTACTTTGTACGTTTGGAAGAAGGAAAACCACCGAAACACTATTATCAGAATCCACCTAAAAGTGGTGAAGAATTATTACAAGAATGGATGACTAATATGCATCACCGTAAAATCACCCATACATTGTAA
- the LOC114875765 gene encoding electron transfer flavoprotein subunit alpha, mitochondrial, translated as MFTACFRTLKVSNKYGLLARYESTLVIAEHNNEMVLPITCNALSAAKKIGGDVTVLVAGNKCEKVAETVSKANGVSKVLVAENDAFKGFLPEALTPLIIATQNQHKFTHILAGATAFGKALLPRVAAKLDVSPVSDIIGIKTADTFVRTIYAGNAIQTLKCKDNVKVISVRGTAFEAVPLEGGSAKCEPAPSGEYKSSLVEFIKQELSKSDRPELTSAKIVVSGGRGMKSGENFKLLYSLADKLNAAVGASRAAVDAGFVPNDLQVGQTGKIVAPDLYIAVGISGAIQHLAGMKDSKTIVAINKDPEAPIFQVADYGLVADLFKAVPELTEKL; from the exons ATGTTTACTGCGTGTTTTAGAACACTAAAAGTTAGTAATAAA TATGGGTTATTGGCACGATATGAATCTACGTTAGTTATTGCAGAACATAATAATGAAATGGTTCTTCCTATTACCTGTAATGCGTTAAGCGCAGCAAAAAAAATTGGCGGAGATGTAACAGTTTTAGTTGCTGGTAATAAATGTGAAAAAGTAGCAGAAACTGTTAGTAAAGCTAATGGTGTGTCTAAAGTGCTTGTAGCAGAAAATGATGCATTTAAAGGATTTTTACCAGAAGCATTAACTCCTCTGATTATTGCAACTCAAAATCAACATAAATTTACACATATTTTAGCTGGTGCCACTGCCTTTGGTAAAGCATTATTACCAAGA GTTGCAGCTAAATTAGATGTATCTCCTGTAAGTGATATTATTGGAATCAAGACTGCAGATACATTTGTTCGTACAATTTATGCTGGAAATGCAATTCAAACTTTAAAATGTAAAGATAATGTAAAAGTAATTTCTGTGAGAGGTACTGCGTTTGAAGCAGTACCTTTAGAAGGGGGCAGTGCTAAATGTGAGCCTGCACCAAGCGGTGAATACAAATCATCATTAGTAGAATTTATCAAACAAGAGTTGAGCAAATCTGACAGGCCAGAATTAACATCTGCAAAGATTGTTGTATCGGGGGGAAGAGGGATGAAATCTGGAGAAaactttaaattattatatagtCTAGCAGATAAACTTAATGCAGCAGTTGGTGCTTCGCGTGCTGCTGTCGATGCTGGTTTTGTACCTAATGATTTACAAGTCGGACAAACTGGAAAAATTGTTGCTCCA GATTTATACATTGCGGTGGGTATATCTGGGGCAATTCAACATCTTGCCGGTATGAAAGACTCAAAGACAATTGTTGCAATTAACAAGGATCCTGAAGCTCCAATCTTCCAAGTAGCTGATTATGGTTTGGTTGCTGATTTATTTAAAGCTGTACCTGAACTTACAGAAAAGTTGTAA
- the LOC114875768 gene encoding 60S ribosomal protein L39: MSAHKTFIIKRKLAKKLKQNRPIPQWVRMRTGNTIRYNAKRRHWRRTKLKL, encoded by the exons ATG TCGGCTCACAAAACATTTATTATCAAGCGAAAGCTTGCTAAAAAACTGAAACAAAACAGACCAATTCCCCAATGGGTCAGAATGCGTACTGGCAATACCATCag ATATAATGCAAAACGACGTCACTGGAGAAGAACAAAACTAAAATTGTAA
- the LOC114875859 gene encoding mediator of RNA polymerase II transcription subunit 7, whose translation MSKMAAPEAIQVSSLPLPPVQYINLYTDENVRRGRAPRPPPPIHDTYSMFGNTFNADDTIIRPLEAQGIKRLYPQHFDRRRELKKLNHSLLVNFLDLIDLLVQCPDSPRRAEKVEDLSLLFIHIHHLLNEFRPHQARETLRVMMELQRRQRIETALRFQKHLEKVQEILQHALQMLPDTSELDSKLAINTDAMESVDHLGSEQHTPDPCSSSDRVMCKVIDDMIATNGLF comes from the exons ATGTCGAAAATGGCAGCACCAGAAGCAATACAAGTCAGTTCGCTACCTCTTCCTCCAGTTCAGTACATAAATTTGTACACGGACGAAAATGTTCGTCGAGGCAGAGCACCTCGACCACCGCCTCCGATACATGATACTTATTCAATGTTTGGAAATACATTTAATGCGGATGATACGATTATAAGACCTCTCGAAGCTCAAGGAATTAAAAGGCTATATCCTCAACACTTTGATCGACGAAGAGAATTGAAGAAATTGAACCATTCCTTGCTTGTTAACTTTTTAGATTTGATAGATTTACTTGTACAATGTCCTGACAGTCCAAGACGTGCTGAGAAA GTGGAAGATCTTagtttattattcattcacaTTCATCATTTGTTAAATGAATTCAGACCACATCAAGCTAGAGAAACATTACGCGTTATGATGGAATTACAACGTAGACAACGTATTGAAACAGCGCTTAGATTTCAGAAGCACTTGGAAAAG GTTCAGGAAATTCTACAACACGCATTACAAATGCTACCCGACACTTCAGAATTGGATTCAAAGCTAGCAATAAACACAGATGCAATGGAATCTGTTGATCATTTAGGTTCTGAACAACATACACCTGATCCGTGTAGTTCCAGTGATCGCGTTATGTGCAAAGTTATAGACGATATGATTGCAACAAATGgactattttaa
- the LOC114875764 gene encoding apoptosis inhibitor 5: protein MSTDSIEKLYKNFGILADAKDKLAEHEKEYLEILTAVKGSPKEKRLASQFIARFFKYFPKLADQAIDAHLDLCEDEDMAIRKQAIKDLPALCKDNKEHTARIADILAQLLQAQDPSELAVVHNSVMSLMKTDPRGTISGFFSQIINGDDGTRERCIKFLATKLKAIGHDIITKEPEDLLISECKKVLQDVTADEFHSIMDVLAWTRLGSTVNGQQELVDITVEQAELSEPFKHTNVEQWNRLVQCIKHALPFFSSQIDSSRFVSYICVQVLPHLSLITSPDGRDVQLELLKLLAELAVFCGTIDKPEEKVQQLYNTLITYMPLPPATEITEVPKLQFSHVECLMYSFHKLCKQTPEFLIKDPEQLKEFRLRLQYFARGIQGYIKKLREAISGKSEEELKSEENQLKVVALKTTNNINTLIKDLFHSPPSFKSVIYLSWKTSSNDKKNEKHSSAQKRHTPITFGNDNSSNKRSKEDKSKRELYTPPSGKYSSNISSNYGRGRFRGNRSGGRGGYRPRGRGTWRKNFY, encoded by the exons ATGAGTACGGATAGTATTGAAAAACTGTATAAAAATTTTGGCATTTTGGCGGATGCCAAAGATAAATTGGCCGAG CATGAAAAAGAATACTTGGAAATTCTAACAGCTGTGAAAGGATCACCTAAAGAAAAACGATTAGCATCGCAGTTCATTGCAAGGTTTTTTAAGTACTTTCCAAAATTAGCTGATCAAGCTATAGATGCTCATTTAGATCTTTGCGAAGATGAAGATATGGCT ATAAGGAAACAAGCTATTAAAGATCTGCCTGCATTATGCAAAGATAATAAAGAACATACAGCTAGAATTGCAGATATTTTAGCTCAATTGCTTCAAGCTCAAGATCCATCCGAGTTAGCTGTAGTTCATAATAGCGTCATGTCCCTTATGAAAACTGATCCAAGAG GTACAATAAGTGGATTTTTCAGTCAAATTATAAATGGTGATGATGGTACGCGTGAGCgttgtattaaatttttagcGACGAAATTGAAAGCCATAGGTCATGATATTATCACTAAGGAACCagaagatttattaatttctgaaTGCAAGAAAGTATTACAA gATGTAACCGCTGACGAGTTTCATAGTATTATGGATGTTCTTGCATGGACTAGATTAGGTTCTACAGTCAATGGACAGCAAGAATTGGTAGATATTACAGTTGAACAAGCTGAATTATCTGAGCCATTTAAACACACGAATGTTGAGCAATGGAATAGACTTGTACAGTGTATTAAACATGCACTTCCATTCTTTAGT TCTCAGATAGATTCATCACGATTTGTTTCTTATATTTGTGTACAAGTTTTACCACATCTTTCTTTAATTACCTCACCTGATGGTAGAGATGTGCAATTGGAATTATTAAAGCTTCTTGCTGAATTAGCCGTATTTTGTGGGACAATTGATAAACCAGAGGAGAAAGTGCAACAGCTTTATAATACTCTTATT ACGTATATGCCCCTTCCTCCAGCTACAGAAATAACTGAGGTACCAAAACTACAGTTTAGCCATGTTGAGTGTCTTATGTATTCTTTCCATAAATTATGCAAACAAACACCAgaatttttgataaaagaTCCAGAACAGCTCAAGGAATTTAGATTAAGATTACAATACTTTGCTCGTGGTATTCAAGGTTACATAAAAAAATTACGCGAAGCAATCAGTGGGAAATCAGAAGAGGAATTAAAATCAGAGGAGAATCAGTTGAAAGTTGTTGCTCTGAAAAcaacaaataatattaatactttgATCAAAGACCTGTTTCATTCACCTCCTAGTTTTAAAAGTGTTATATATCTTTCATGGAAAACATCTTCTAATGACAAGaag aatgAAAAACATTCGTCTGCCCAGAAAAGACACACGCCAATTACATTTGGAAATGATAATAGCTCGAATAAGCGTAGCAAAGAAGATAAAAGTAAAAGAGAATTATACACTCCGCCTAGTGGGAAATATAGTTCGAACATATCATCAAACTATG GACGAGGTAGATTTAGAGGAAATAGGTCGGGTGGCCGAGGTGGTTATAGACCTAGAGGTCGTGGAACATGGAGAAAGaatttttactaa